A single region of the Nocardioides aquaticus genome encodes:
- the treY gene encoding malto-oligosyltrehalose synthase has translation MTARVPASTYRVQVSAEQDLLEVAGLLDYLHDLGADWVYLSPLLTAEPGSDHGYDVVDHDHVDPARGGTAGLAAVSERARELGMGVLVDVVPNHVGVATPVQNGWWWDLLTHGRESAYAAAFDVDWDAGDGRVRIPVVGDDDQAFDAAHPADAPAPGTPEARVGHLALVAGDLGQLTLRYHDHVLPVAPGTAQPGDDADEVHARQAYQLVNWRVADAGLNYRRFFAVNTLAGIRVELPAVRDESHQEIRRWFDEGLVDGLRVDHPDGLRDPRGYLDDLAGITGGAYVLVEKILEPGEELPTDWATAGTTGYDAMAHVDRVLVDPAGEVPLSALDARLRGRESAGDDGAATWHSLVHGTKRTVADTILHSEVRRIVRDLRRERPDVVDALGDDAAVDAVSEVLACFGVYRSYLSPEDPDAGREHLDAALADARGHRPDLAATLDALAGPLGDPALDATRRLQQTSGMVMAKGVEDCAFYRWSPLTSLTEVGGDPSVFSLGVTGFHEEMARRQAERPHAMTAGSTHDTKRGEDVRARISVLAEVPDAWEAALARLLDLAPLPDPGFGNLLWQAVVGAWPATAPDRSLPDDLRSRLHGYAEKAMREAGDRTTWTAQDPAYEDAVHAAVDAAIDRPEVRELITDLVERLAGPGWSNALSAKLLSLTVPGVPDVYQGSELWEQSLVDPDNRRPVDFAMRTRALAALPDDSALVGSPDDDGMAKLRLVAATLRLRRDRPELFTGYAPVTASGPATDHVVALDRGGVVAVATRLPVGLAARGGWGDTRLDLPSAGDGARWRDVLTDREVGDDLAGILATYPVALLVREG, from the coding sequence ATGACCGCCCGCGTGCCCGCCTCGACCTACCGCGTCCAGGTCAGCGCCGAGCAGGACCTGCTCGAGGTCGCCGGCCTGCTCGACTACCTGCACGACCTCGGCGCGGACTGGGTTTACCTGTCGCCGCTGCTGACCGCCGAGCCCGGCAGCGACCACGGCTACGACGTCGTCGACCACGACCACGTCGACCCCGCACGGGGCGGCACGGCCGGGCTCGCCGCGGTCTCGGAGCGGGCCCGCGAGCTGGGGATGGGCGTGCTGGTCGACGTGGTGCCCAACCACGTCGGCGTGGCCACGCCGGTGCAGAACGGGTGGTGGTGGGACCTCCTCACGCACGGGCGCGAGTCGGCGTACGCCGCCGCGTTCGACGTCGACTGGGACGCCGGCGACGGGCGCGTCCGGATCCCGGTCGTCGGCGACGACGACCAGGCCTTCGACGCCGCCCACCCCGCCGACGCGCCCGCTCCCGGCACGCCCGAGGCCCGGGTGGGCCACCTCGCCCTGGTCGCCGGCGACCTCGGACAGCTGACGCTGCGCTACCACGACCACGTCCTGCCGGTCGCGCCCGGCACGGCCCAGCCCGGCGACGACGCCGACGAGGTGCACGCCCGGCAGGCGTACCAGCTGGTCAACTGGCGGGTGGCCGACGCCGGCCTGAACTACCGCCGCTTCTTCGCCGTGAACACGCTCGCCGGCATCCGCGTCGAGCTGCCGGCGGTGCGCGACGAGAGCCACCAGGAGATCCGCCGCTGGTTCGACGAGGGCCTCGTCGACGGTCTGCGCGTGGACCACCCCGACGGCCTGCGCGACCCGCGCGGCTACCTCGACGACCTGGCCGGGATCACCGGCGGCGCCTACGTGCTGGTCGAGAAGATCCTCGAGCCCGGCGAGGAGCTGCCCACCGACTGGGCCACCGCCGGCACCACGGGGTACGACGCGATGGCCCACGTCGACCGCGTCCTGGTCGACCCGGCCGGCGAGGTCCCGCTGAGCGCGCTCGACGCCCGGCTCCGCGGCCGGGAGTCCGCCGGCGACGACGGCGCGGCCACCTGGCACTCCCTGGTGCACGGCACCAAGCGCACCGTGGCCGACACGATCCTGCACAGCGAGGTCCGCCGGATCGTGCGCGACCTGCGCCGCGAGCGGCCCGACGTGGTCGACGCGCTCGGCGACGACGCCGCCGTCGACGCCGTGTCCGAGGTGCTGGCCTGCTTCGGCGTCTACCGCTCCTACCTGAGCCCCGAGGACCCCGACGCCGGTCGCGAGCACCTCGACGCGGCCCTGGCCGACGCCCGGGGTCACCGCCCCGACCTGGCGGCCACGCTCGACGCCCTCGCCGGCCCGCTCGGCGACCCCGCCCTCGACGCCACCCGACGCCTGCAGCAGACCAGCGGCATGGTGATGGCCAAGGGCGTCGAGGACTGCGCCTTCTACCGCTGGTCCCCGCTGACCTCGCTGACCGAGGTCGGCGGCGACCCCAGCGTCTTCTCCCTCGGCGTCACGGGTTTCCACGAGGAGATGGCGCGCCGCCAGGCCGAGCGGCCCCACGCGATGACCGCCGGCTCGACCCACGACACCAAGCGCGGCGAGGACGTCCGGGCCCGGATCTCCGTCCTGGCCGAGGTGCCCGACGCGTGGGAGGCCGCCCTGGCCCGCCTGCTCGACCTAGCCCCCCTGCCCGACCCCGGCTTCGGCAACCTGCTCTGGCAGGCCGTCGTCGGCGCCTGGCCGGCCACCGCCCCCGACCGGTCCCTGCCCGACGACCTGCGCTCCCGGCTGCACGGCTACGCCGAGAAGGCGATGCGCGAGGCCGGCGACCGCACCACGTGGACCGCGCAGGACCCCGCGTACGAGGACGCGGTGCACGCCGCCGTGGACGCCGCGATCGACCGGCCCGAGGTGCGCGAGTTGATCACCGACCTCGTGGAGCGCCTGGCCGGCCCGGGCTGGAGCAACGCCTTGTCGGCCAAGCTGCTCAGCCTCACGGTGCCCGGCGTCCCCGACGTCTACCAGGGCAGCGAGCTGTGGGAGCAGAGCCTGGTCGACCCCGACAACCGGCGCCCGGTCGACTTCGCGATGCGCACCCGGGCCCTGGCCGCGCTGCCCGACGACTCGGCCCTCGTCGGGTCGCCCGACGACGACGGGATGGCCAAGCTGCGCCTGGTCGCCGCGACGCTGCGCCTGCGCCGCGACCGCCCCGAGCTGTTCACCGGCTACGCCCCGGTCACCGCCTCCGGGCCGGCGACCGACCACGTCGTGGCCCTGGACCGCGGTGGCGTGGTCGCCGTGGCCACCCGGCTCCCGGTCGGCCTGGCCGCCCGCGGCGGGTGGGGCGACACCCGGCTCG
- the glgX gene encoding glycogen debranching protein GlgX, with amino-acid sequence METWPGNAYPLGATFDGSGTTFALFSEVADRVELCLFTDPDGGADGDGALVETRVELTEVDAHVWHAYLPTIQPGQRYGYRVHGPWDPAQGLRCNPNKLLLDPYAKATHGEIDWDQSLFSYTFGDEDSRNDEDSAAHMTLGVVINPFFDWEGDRAPGIAYNDTVVYEGHVKGLTQLHPDVPEELRGTYAGLAHPAVTEHLTKLGITALELMPVHQFVQDSTLLDQGLRNYWGYNTLAFLAPHADYSSSARDELGRGQQVQEFKAMVKAMHTAGIEVILDVVYNHTAEGNHMGPTLSFRGIDNQAYYRLVEDDEKFYMDYTGTGNSLNVRHPHSLQLLMDSLRYWVTEMHVDGFRFDLASTLAREFYEVDRLATFFELVQQDPVVSQVKLIAEPWDVGPGGYQVGGFPPQWSEWNGAYRDTVRDFWRGEPSLGEFASRLAGSSDLYEQSGRRPFASINFVTAHDGFTLRDLVSYNEKHNEANGEDNNDGESHNRSWNHGVEGPTDDEDVLRLRARAQRNFITTLMLSQGVPMLLHGDEAGRSQGGNNNTYAQDSEIAWMHWDRLDKPLVEFTAAVARLRAEHPTFRRKRFFTGTTVRTDPDDPTGERLNDIVWLGPDGEPMPDDAWDGDGRTLGMYLNGHGIRGRDARGQVIEDDHFLLYFNAHHEDVELTLPPDEYAGRWHAVIDTNGTAAERDTLTAGDTVTVCSRSVLVLQEWEQPEAAPDDTVDASIAAYASTQAPEAAQDQSGPDQDHQQGEDS; translated from the coding sequence ATGGAGACCTGGCCCGGAAACGCCTACCCCCTCGGGGCCACCTTCGACGGGAGCGGCACCACCTTCGCGCTCTTCAGCGAGGTCGCGGACCGGGTCGAGCTCTGCCTGTTCACCGACCCGGACGGCGGCGCGGACGGTGACGGCGCCCTCGTCGAGACCCGGGTCGAGCTGACCGAGGTCGACGCCCACGTGTGGCACGCCTACCTGCCCACGATCCAGCCCGGCCAGCGCTACGGCTACCGCGTCCACGGCCCGTGGGACCCCGCGCAGGGGCTGCGCTGCAACCCGAACAAGCTCCTGCTCGACCCGTACGCCAAGGCCACCCACGGCGAGATCGACTGGGACCAGAGCCTGTTCTCCTACACCTTCGGCGACGAGGACTCCCGCAACGACGAGGACTCCGCGGCCCACATGACCCTCGGCGTCGTGATCAACCCGTTCTTCGACTGGGAGGGCGACCGCGCACCGGGCATCGCCTACAACGACACCGTCGTCTACGAGGGCCACGTCAAGGGCCTGACCCAGCTGCACCCGGACGTCCCCGAGGAGCTCCGCGGGACCTACGCCGGGCTCGCGCACCCCGCCGTCACCGAGCACCTCACCAAGCTCGGCATCACCGCCCTCGAGCTGATGCCGGTGCACCAGTTCGTCCAGGACAGCACCCTGCTCGACCAGGGGCTGCGCAACTACTGGGGCTACAACACCCTCGCCTTCCTGGCCCCGCACGCCGACTACTCCTCCTCGGCGCGCGACGAGCTCGGCCGCGGCCAGCAGGTCCAGGAGTTCAAGGCCATGGTCAAGGCCATGCACACCGCCGGCATCGAGGTCATCCTCGACGTGGTCTACAACCACACCGCCGAGGGCAACCACATGGGCCCGACGCTGAGCTTCCGCGGGATCGACAACCAGGCCTACTACCGCCTCGTCGAGGACGACGAGAAGTTCTACATGGACTACACCGGGACCGGCAACAGCCTCAACGTGCGCCACCCGCACTCCCTGCAGCTGCTGATGGACTCGCTGCGCTACTGGGTCACCGAGATGCACGTCGACGGCTTCCGCTTCGACCTCGCCTCCACCCTGGCCCGCGAGTTCTACGAGGTCGACCGCCTCGCCACCTTCTTCGAGCTCGTCCAGCAGGACCCGGTGGTCAGCCAGGTCAAGCTGATCGCCGAGCCCTGGGACGTCGGCCCCGGCGGCTACCAGGTCGGCGGGTTCCCCCCGCAGTGGTCGGAGTGGAACGGCGCGTACCGCGACACCGTGCGCGACTTCTGGCGCGGCGAGCCCAGCCTGGGCGAGTTCGCCAGCCGGCTCGCCGGCTCCTCCGACCTCTACGAGCAGTCGGGACGCCGCCCGTTCGCCTCGATCAACTTCGTCACCGCCCACGACGGCTTCACCCTGCGCGACCTCGTGTCCTACAACGAGAAGCACAACGAGGCCAACGGCGAGGACAACAACGACGGGGAGAGCCACAACCGCTCCTGGAACCACGGGGTCGAGGGCCCCACCGACGACGAGGACGTGCTGCGCCTGCGCGCCCGCGCCCAGCGCAACTTCATCACCACCCTGATGCTCAGCCAGGGCGTGCCCATGCTGCTGCACGGCGACGAGGCCGGGCGCAGCCAGGGCGGCAACAACAACACTTACGCCCAGGACTCCGAGATCGCCTGGATGCACTGGGACCGTCTCGACAAGCCCCTGGTCGAGTTCACCGCGGCCGTCGCGCGGCTGCGCGCCGAGCACCCGACCTTCCGCCGCAAGCGCTTCTTCACCGGCACCACCGTGCGCACCGACCCCGACGACCCCACCGGCGAGCGCCTCAACGACATCGTCTGGCTCGGCCCCGACGGCGAGCCGATGCCCGACGACGCCTGGGACGGCGACGGCCGCACGCTCGGCATGTACCTCAACGGCCACGGCATCCGCGGCCGCGACGCCCGCGGCCAGGTCATCGAGGACGACCACTTCCTGCTCTACTTCAACGCCCACCACGAGGACGTCGAGCTCACGCTCCCGCCCGACGAGTACGCCGGCCGTTGGCACGCCGTGATCGACACCAACGGCACCGCCGCCGAGCGCGACACCCTCACCGCCGGCGACACCGTGACCGTCTGCTCGCGCAGCGTGCTGGTGCTGCAGGAGTGGGAGCAGCCCGAGGCCGCCCCCGACGACACCGTGGACGCCTCGATCGCGGCGTACGCCTCGACGCAGGCGCCGGAGGCCGCCCAGGACCAGTCCGGGCCCGACCAGGACCACCAGCAGGGAGAGGACTCCTGA
- a CDS encoding VIT1/CCC1 transporter family protein: MASSDLPAHPGEPHVPGLAQRLSWVRAGVLGANDGIVSTAGLVVGVAGATTSRSSLLVAGVAGLVAGAASMAAGEYVSVSTQRDSERALLEKERRELAEEPAAELAELAGLYVARGLDPDLAEQVAVQLTEHGALAAHAEVELGLDPDALTSPVAAAVASMVSFTVGALLPLLTILLAPEPARVPLTVAAVAVALALTGWASASLASSPRGRAVARNVAGGVLAMVVTYLVGALVGTRL, from the coding sequence ATGGCCTCCTCGGACCTCCCCGCGCACCCCGGTGAGCCGCACGTGCCGGGCCTGGCGCAGCGGCTGAGCTGGGTGCGGGCGGGCGTGCTGGGCGCCAACGACGGGATCGTGTCGACCGCGGGCCTCGTGGTCGGTGTGGCCGGGGCCACGACGTCGCGCTCCAGCCTGCTGGTCGCCGGCGTGGCCGGCCTGGTCGCCGGGGCGGCGAGCATGGCGGCGGGGGAGTACGTCTCGGTGTCCACGCAGCGCGACTCCGAGCGGGCGCTGCTGGAGAAGGAGCGCCGGGAGCTGGCCGAGGAGCCCGCGGCGGAGCTGGCCGAGCTGGCCGGTCTCTACGTCGCCCGGGGCCTCGACCCGGACCTGGCGGAGCAGGTCGCGGTGCAGCTGACCGAGCACGGCGCGCTCGCCGCGCACGCCGAGGTCGAGCTGGGGCTGGACCCCGACGCGCTGACCAGCCCGGTCGCGGCGGCGGTCGCGTCGATGGTGAGCTTCACCGTCGGGGCGCTGCTCCCGCTGCTGACGATCCTGCTGGCCCCCGAGCCGGCCCGGGTGCCGCTGACGGTCGCCGCCGTGGCCGTGGCGCTGGCGCTGACCGGCTGGGCCAGCGCCTCGCTCGCCAGCAGTCCGCGGGGGCGGGCGGTGGCGCGCAACGTCGCCGGCGGCGTGCTGGCGATGGTCGTGACCTACCTGGTCGGTGCGCTCGTGGGGACCCGGCTGTGA
- the thpR gene encoding RNA 2',3'-cyclic phosphodiesterase, with amino-acid sequence MRVFAALVPPVAAREDLADFLAPRWEAGRADGLRWTDPEQWHVTLAFAADVDDWRLEEAEERLAAAAARSEPLVGAVAGGGAFPDPVGAKVVWAGLVLDGGGAAVLGRLAVGARTALATAGAEVDGARFRPHLTLARRNRPGRVDDWLRLLDGYRGPVGAYEHLTLVASHLGEGPRGRPRHEVLAELPLGGSPPGAVGQPATP; translated from the coding sequence GTGAGGGTCTTCGCGGCGCTGGTGCCGCCGGTCGCGGCGCGTGAGGACCTCGCGGACTTCCTCGCCCCGCGGTGGGAGGCCGGACGGGCCGACGGGCTGCGGTGGACCGACCCCGAGCAGTGGCACGTGACGCTGGCGTTCGCCGCGGACGTCGACGACTGGCGCCTCGAGGAGGCGGAGGAGCGGCTGGCGGCCGCGGCGGCGCGGTCGGAGCCGCTGGTGGGCGCCGTCGCCGGCGGCGGCGCGTTCCCGGACCCCGTCGGGGCGAAGGTGGTGTGGGCCGGCCTGGTGCTGGACGGTGGGGGTGCGGCCGTGCTGGGGCGGCTCGCGGTCGGCGCCCGCACGGCGCTGGCCACCGCGGGCGCCGAGGTCGACGGTGCGCGGTTCCGCCCGCACCTCACCCTGGCCCGCCGCAACCGGCCCGGTCGGGTCGACGACTGGCTCCGCCTGCTCGACGGCTACCGCGGCCCGGTCGGGGCGTACGAGCACCTCACGCTGGTGGCCTCCCACCTCGGCGAGGGACCCCGCGGCCGGCCGCGGCACGAGGTGCTCGCCGAGCTGCCCCTGGGTGGGAGCCCGCCCGGGGCCGTGGGTCAGCCCGCGACGCCGTAG
- the upp gene encoding uracil phosphoribosyltransferase, protein MRTQVVDHPLVAHKLTVLRDAGTDSPTFRRLADELVTLLAYEATRSVRVEPHEIVTPVAPTTGVRLATPKPIVVPILRAGLGMLDGMMRLLPTAEVGFLGMVRNEETLEASTYAERLPDDLSGRQCYVLDPMLATGGTLIAAIEFLTSRGADDITVICLLAAPEGCAKLEAALGDHPVPVTIVTAAMDERLNELGYIVPGLGDAGDRLYGVAG, encoded by the coding sequence ATGCGCACCCAGGTCGTGGACCACCCGCTCGTCGCCCACAAGCTCACCGTGCTGCGCGACGCCGGCACCGACTCGCCCACCTTCCGCCGCCTCGCCGACGAGCTCGTGACGCTGCTGGCCTACGAGGCCACCCGGTCGGTGCGCGTCGAGCCGCACGAGATCGTCACCCCGGTCGCGCCGACCACCGGCGTGCGCCTGGCCACGCCCAAGCCGATCGTGGTGCCGATCCTGCGCGCCGGGCTGGGGATGCTCGACGGGATGATGCGGCTGCTGCCGACCGCCGAGGTCGGCTTCCTCGGGATGGTGCGCAACGAGGAGACCCTCGAGGCGTCGACCTACGCCGAGCGGCTGCCCGACGACCTGTCCGGGCGCCAGTGCTACGTCCTGGACCCGATGCTGGCCACCGGCGGCACCCTGATCGCGGCGATCGAGTTCCTGACCAGCCGTGGGGCCGACGACATCACCGTGATCTGCCTGCTCGCCGCGCCCGAGGGCTGCGCCAAGCTTGAGGCCGCCCTCGGCGACCACCCGGTCCCGGTCACCATCGTCACCGCCGCCATGGACGAGCGCCTCAACGAGCTCGGCTACATCGTCCCGGGCCTCGGCGACGCCGGCGACCGCCTCTACGGCGTCGCGGGCTGA